A window of the Cheilinus undulatus linkage group 21, ASM1832078v1, whole genome shotgun sequence genome harbors these coding sequences:
- the nkiras2 gene encoding NF-kappa-B inhibitor-interacting Ras-like protein 2 → MGKSCKVVVCGQAAVGKTAVLEQLLYANHVAGSEPMETLEDIYIGSIETDRGTREQVRFYDTRGLRDGMEFPRHYFTFADGFVLVYSIDSKESFKRMEALKKEIDRHRDKKEVTIVVLGNKLDRQDERRVDANMAQNWAKNEKVRLWEVSVVDRRTLIEPFVYLASKMTQPQSKSTFPLSRNKNKGSGSTDS, encoded by the exons ATGGGTAAAAGTTGTAAAGTGGTTGTTTGTGGCCAGGCTGCAGTTGGTAAAACTGCTGTATTGGAGCAACTTCTGTATGCCAATCATGTTGCAG GCTCAGAGCCCATGGAGACCTTGGAGGACATCTACATTGGCTCCATAGAAACTGATCGCGGCACACGGGAGCAGGTGCGTTTCTATGACACCCGAGGACTCCGCGATGGGATGGAGTTTCCTCGACATTACTTCACTTTTGCAGATGGCTTTGTGCTTGTCTACAGCATTGACAGTAAAGAGTCGTTTAAGCGGATGGAAGCCCTAAAGAAAGAAATCGACCGTCACCGAGACAAGAAAGAG GTGACCATTGTGGTGTTGGGTAACAAACTGGACAGGCAGGATGAGAGGAGAGTCGATGCTAACATGGCCCAGAACTGGGCCAAGAACGAGAAGGTGAGGCTGTGGGAGGTGTCGGTGGTGGATCGGCGCACGCTGATTGAACCCTTCGTCTACCTGGCGAGCAAAATGACCCAACCACAGAGCAAGTCCACCTTCCCTCTTAGTCGCAATAAGAACAAGGGAAGTGGTTCAACAGACAGCTAA